In Aspergillus fumigatus Af293 chromosome 4, whole genome shotgun sequence, one genomic interval encodes:
- a CDS encoding putative MFS multidrug transporter, which translates to MDDTSRKTKLQSDFLEKAEAEADVDIVPDPASELSEPHRAYLLQRHGTLDLEPLPSMDPADPYNWPLWKRIANLVLVAFHAFMGTFIAAGIIAAYEDIAVDLDVSIQKVSYLTSLQIAILGGGPLVWKPLSQRFGRRPIFLVSLVLSCVCNIGCATSPGYASMAACRALAAFFICPAMAIGSAVVAETFFKRERARYMGVWTVMVTLGVPTGPFIFGFVAQRVGYRWIYWILAITNAVQFILYLFLGPETRYIGTDMTSQTTSAFQREYLSLRRIDPTPFTLHEFYHPLTLFTNIPVLTAACAYAMVFLFGSVLNSVEVPQLLQSKFSLNAQQLGLQFLGLIVGSLLGEQLGGHASDSWMAFRARRISRRPPPEFRLWLSYLGFLLTIAGMVVFLVCTAHATQGVWTVAPVVGTGVAAFGNQVVTTVLTTYAVDADPADAGSIGVFINFVRSEWGFIGPFWFPAMFERVGVAPSAGVVTALILGVSFVPTALLQWRGERLRLCQRKRE; encoded by the exons ATGGACGACACATCCAGAAAGACAAAATTGCAGTCTGACTTTCTCgaaaaagcagaagcagaagcagacgtCGACATCGTACCAGACCCAGCTAGCGAACTATCCGAGCCTCATCGTGCAtatctcctccagcgacaTGGCACCCTGGACCTCGAGCCCCTCCCAAGCATGGACCCGGCTGATCCGTACAACTGGCCTCTATGGAAG AGAATAGCCAACCTCGTCCTGGTGGCATTCCACGCCTTCATGGGCACCTTCATTGCAGCCGGCATCATCGCCGCGTACGAAGACATCGCGGTCGACCTGGATGTGTCCATCCAAAAAGTCAGCTACCTCACCTCCTTGCAGATCGCTATACTGGGCGGCGGCCCGCTGGTCTGGAAACCGCTCTCGCAGCGCTTCGGACGGCGGCCGATCTTCCTTGTCTCGCTGGTGCTCAGCTGCGTGTGTAATATCGGGTGCGCCACGAGTCCGGGTTATGCGTCGATGGCGGCGTGTCGGGCGCTCGCTGCGTTCTTCATCTGCCCTGCGATGGCGATTGGGAGTGCGGTCGTTGCGGAAACGTTCTTCAAGCGCGAGAGAGCAAGGTATATGGGTGTCTGGACGGTCATGGTCACGCTGGGGGTGCCGACTGGGCCGTTCATTTTTGGGTTTGTTGCGCAGCGCGTGGGATATCGGTGGATATACTGGATTTTGGCAATT ACCAACGCCGTCCAGTTCATCCTctacctcttcctcggcccTGAGACCCGCTACATCGGCACCGACATGACCTCCCAAACCACCTCGGCCTTCCAACGGGAATACCTGTCTCTCCGGCGCATCGATCCCACCCCCTTTACGCTCCACGAATTCTACCACCCGCTCACGCTCTTCACCAACATCCCCGTCCTCACCGCCGCGTGCGCCTACGCCAtggtcttcctcttcggcagCGTCCTCAACTCCGTCGAAGTGCCCCAGCTGCTCCAATCCAAGTTCTCCCTCAACGCGCAGCAGCTCGGCCTGCAGTTCCTCGGGCTCATCGTCGGCTCCCTCCTGGGCGAGCAGCTCGGCGGCCACGCCTCCGACTCCTGGATGGCCTTCCGCGCGCGCCGCATCTCCCGCCGCCCGCCGCCGGAATTCCGCCTCTGGCTGAGCTATCTCGGGTTCCTGCTGACCATTGCCGGGATGGTCGTCTTCCTGGTGTGCACGGCGCACGCGACGCAAGGGGTGTGGACCGTGGCGCCGGTGGTGGGGACGGGGGTCGCGGCGTTTGGGAACCAGGTGGTCACGACGGTGCTGACGACGTATGCGGTTGATGCGGACCCGGCTGATGCGGGGAGTATCGGGGTGTTTATCAATTTCGTGAGGTCTGAATGGGGGTTTATCGGGCCCTTTTGGTTCCCGGCGATGTTTGAGAGGGTGGGTGTTGCGCCGAGTGCGGGCGTGGTGACGGCGTTGATTCTGGGGGTGAGTTTTGTGCCGACGGCGCTGCTGCAGTGGAGGGGGGAGAGGCTTCGTCTTTGTCAGAGAAAGAGGGAGTAG
- a CDS encoding TauD/TfdA family dioxygenase, which translates to MGEIQTLRQPDIQYHPDYEKYLARVQRRKATEDLPTSLPPGFPEKLSSPLVWEGKEIEKQNDWIYKLDDAQREEIHAALSHFKALNLEPGYISQETFPLPTLHPILRELSHEIHNGRGFFVLRGLDVDRYSRADNILIYAGVSSHIGSLRGRQQDQRQADGTSVVLAHIKDLTRTDQAGNIGGPGSTADKQVFHTDAGDIVSLFCLETAAEGGESQISSSWLVYNILAKERPDLIWTLATDWPVDGFNNPERPYTLRPLLYHQDATASTPERVLIQYARRYFTGFLAQPRSANIPPITEAQAEALDALHFLAEEHSAALDFQKGDVQYINNLSIFHARKGFRDGPGKERHLLRLWLRDPENAWETPEPLRERWDIVYGNVTPEEQVFPLEPQVQKKNISA; encoded by the exons ATGGGGGAAATTCAGACACTTCGTCAGCCTGATATCCAGTATCATCCAGACTACGAAAAGTATCTCGCGCGCGTGCAGCGTCGCAAGGCAACCGAGGATCTGCCCACGTCTCTTCCTCCGGGCTTCCCCGAGaagctttcttctcctcttgtCTGGGAGGGCAAGGAGATAGAAAAACAGAATGACTGGATCTATAAGCTTGATGACGCGCAGCGAGAGGAGATCCACGCTGCGTTGTCTCACTTCAAGG CCCTGAACCTCGAACCCGGCTACATCAGTCAAGAGACATTCCCCCTCCCAACTCTCCATCCTATACTGCGGGAACTATCGCACGAGATTCACAACGGGCGAggcttcttcgtcctccgcGGCCTCGACGTCGATCGGTACTCCCGCGCAGACAACATCCTCATCTACGCCGGCGTATCCTCGCATATTGGAAGCCTCCGCGGCCGGCAGCAGGACCAACGACAAGCAGACGGGACGTCAGTCGTGCTCGCACATATCAAGGACCTGACTCGCACCGATCAAGCAGGCAACATCGGCGGGCCCGGCAGCACAGCCGACAAGCAAGTCTTCCACACCGACGCCGGCGACATCGTCTCGCTGTTCTGTCTCGAGACAGCGGCCGAGGGCGGCGAAAGCCAGATCTCCAGTAGCTGGCTGGTGTACAACATCCTCGCCAAGGAACGACCGGATTTGATCTGGACGTTGGCAACGGACTGGCCGGTGGATGG CTTCAATAACCCCGAGCGCCCGTATACATTGCGTCCCTTGCTCTACCACCAGGACGCAACGGCATCAACACCCGAGCGCGTCCTCATCCAATACGCCCGCCGTTACTTCACTGGCTTCCTCGCCCAGCCTCGCTCGGCGAATATCCCGCCCATCACCGAGGCGCAGGCCGAAGCGCTCGACGCGCTGCACTtcctggcggaggagcacAGCGCCGCGCTGGATTTCCAGAAGGGAGACGTGCAGTATATCAATAACCTGAGTATTTTCCATGCTCGCAAGGGGTTCCGGGATGGGCCGGGAAAAGA GCGGCATTTGCTACGGCTCTGGCTGCGGGACCCGGAGAATGCTTGGGAGACGCCTGAACCTCTGCGGGAGCGGTGGGATATTGTGTATGGAAATGTGACGCCGGAAGAGCAGGTGTTTCCTTTGGAGCCACaggtgcagaagaagaatataagTGCTTGA
- a CDS encoding FAD-dependent oxidoreductase → MKIAIIGAGISGCAAYLQLQKHLPGSHTITIYESHDTSKDRKFDASKGSQEEDATHSSTLIVGGGLGIGPNGLHVLKRLDEDLLRDIVRGGYVVPHGNLKSKHGRLLIRMDNSAPGVGDEPPMHMVGCSREWLWRCLRARIPDGDIVTKRVERVVASPDHRNTIYFKDESPSVEADLVIGADGIKSVAKRALFPEAEEDPFPPHYEGVCGIGGFLPSSEVKDLVEKGSMNFIFGGNGFFGYFFSTSSSIAAHRDSPHHVSEPGDLLAWWSTYSVDECPDPNLDMDDVLQQLQKRHEHWGDPVVQKVLKSARVKSIYPTWTSPQLPTWERDGVVLVGDAAHALPSSSGQGSSQALEDVESFAKLLSYFLGKADDSDSSVRECKEAVKLAAKQYMDLRRPRVQAILDDARKRQSKKRDMGVIEEYLMYSIMWIMGFFPSVMNSFAQQVFSYNVAEHVDQVIAEMDASRH, encoded by the exons ATGAAGATTGCTATCATTGGAGCAGGCATCTCCGGATGCGCCGCCTATCTGCAGCTCCAGAAACACCTCCCCGGATCCCACACAATCACCATCTACGAATCTCACGATACCAGCAAGGATCGCAAATTCGACGCGTCCAAGGGTAgccaagaagaggatgctACGCATTCATCTACTCTGATTGTCGGCGGCGGTCTAGGTATTGGGCCGAATGGTTTGCATGTTCTCAAGCGTCTCGACGAGGATCTCCTCCGCGACATTGTCCGGGGTGGCTATGTAGTTCCGCACGGAAATCTCAAAAGCAAGCACGGCCGTCTCCTTATACGTATGGACAATTCTGCTCCAGGCGTGGGAGATGAGCCGCCGATGCACATGGTCGGTTGTAGTCGCGAATGGCTATGGCGGTGTCTGCGCGCGCGGATCCCGGACGGGGATATAGTGACGAAGCGTGTGGAACGGGTCGTCGCCAGTCCTGATCACCGGAATACCATCTACTTCAAAGACGAAAGCCCGTCTGTCGAAGCGGATCTGGTGATTGGAGCCGATGGAATCAAAAGCGTAGCTAAACGGGCTCTGTTCCcagaggcggaggaggaccCGTTTCCTCCTCATTATGA GGGTGTCTGCGGAATTGGTGGCTTCCTGCCGTCCAGCGAGGTCAAAGATCTTGTTGAGAAAGGATCCATgaacttcatcttcggcgGAAATGGCTTCTTTGGCTACTTCTTCAGCACCAGTTCGTCGATCGCTGCGCACCGGGACTCGCCGCACCATGTCTCTGAGCCGGgtgatcttcttgcctgGTGGTCGACGTATTCTGTCGATGAGTGCCCCGACCCCAACCTGGACATGGATGAtgtccttcagcagctgcaaAAGCGACATGAACACTGGGGAGATCCCGTCGTGCAAAAGGTTCTCAAGTCAGCACGCGTGAAGAGTATCTATCCGACCTGGACATCGCCACAGCTACCGACGTGGGAGCGGGACGGCGTAGTCTTGGTGGGGGACGCGGCACATGCGCTGCCGTCAAGCTCGGGGCAGGGATCGTCCCAGGCACTGGAAGATGTAGAGTCGTTTGCGAAGCTTTTGAGTTACTTCCTTGGCAAGGCGGACGACAGTGACAGTAGTGTCCGCGAGTGCAAGGAGGCAGTCAAGTTAGCTGCCAAGCAGTACATGGATCTACGCCGACCGCGGGTTCAGgccatcctcgacgacgCGAGAAAGAGACAAAGCAAAAAGCGGGATATGGGGGTGATCGAGGAGTACTTGATGTATTCAATCATGTGGATTATGG GCTTCTTTCCGAGCGTGATGAACAGTTTCGCGCAGCAGGTCTTTTCATATAATGTTGCCGAGCATGTGGACCAAGTGATTGCCGAGATGGATGCATCCAGGCATTGA
- a CDS encoding putative MFS transporter, protein MWGTCSRYRYISGSIETLRDKKDGPVYRRERSDSPYQHGSIRKHTMASLDTKYPVETTEPALAKDDSPAGADIDPRAERALVWKFDLRVLPVLAVMYLFNSLDKSNVGNAKTAGLEKTLNLKGNEYNLILSIFFIPYVLTAPFLGILGKKYGPNRAAVHDVCLWAVGLLAIRWFLGMAESAFFPLVIYYLTTFYRRGELARRLAIFYAAQSIASAFSGLLAFGVFRIQSGPLASWRYLFLIEGGGTILVALFTLWYLPRSAAHASFLTPDEKQLAYLRLQRDSSAIVNEKLNLRDAFKIFRHGTSWLILAIQICLGVPLQSVQLFLPSIIKRLGYDTVKTNLYTVAPNVSGAAMLLILAFCSDWTRWRFPFVALGFLFTFIGFVIYAAIDVEADINVAYFASFMMTWGTSAPSVLLDVWYNNNIANEGRRVVLTSIAVPVANLMGVVSSNIFRSQDAPRYMPALITTASFGGTGILLTLLLGGWMMVDNTRRDRAQGRKIRAQDVSTERLHEGPDSPDFRWSY, encoded by the exons ATGTGGGGGACGTGTTCCCGATATCGGTACATCTCCGGATCAATTGAGACATTGAGAGATAAGAAGGATGGCCCAGTATATAGACGTGAACGAAGCGACAGCCCATACCAACATGGCAGCATCCGCAAACACACAATGGCTTCCCTTGACACCAAATACCCTGTGGAGACCACCGAGCCGGCCCTCGCCAAAGATGACTCCCCTGCCGGCGCAGACATCGATCCTCGCGCAGAGCGTGCCCTAGTTTGGAAGTTCGATTTGCGTGTTCTTCCCGTATTGGCCGTCATGTACCTTTTCAATAGTCTCGACAAGTCCAACGTGGGGAATGCCAAGACTGCCGGACTGGAGAAGACGCTCAACCTCAAAGGCAACGAGTACAACTTGATCCTCAGCATCTTTTTCATTCCGTATGTCCTGACGGCGCCGTTTCTCGGTATCCTGGGCAAGAAGTACGGCCCTAACCGCGCTGCCGTGCATGATGTTTGCCTTTGGGCTGT TGGTTTGCTGGCGATTCGTTGGTTCCTGGGAATGGCGGAGAGTGCATTCTTTCCGCTGGTTATCTACTATCTCACCAC ATTCTACCGCCGGGGCGAACTAGCCCGCCGTCTCGCCATCTTCTACGCAGCGCAGAGCATCgcctccgccttctccgGCCTGCTCGCATTCGGCGTCTTCCGGATCCAATCCGGCCCCCTAGCATCCTGGCGCTACCTTTTCCTCATCGAAGGGGGAGGCACCATCCTCGTGGCACTCTTCACACTATGGTATCTCCCTCGCTCGGCCGCGCACGCATCCTTCCTCACCCCCGATGAAAAACAACTCGCATACCTCCGCCTCCAACGCGACAGCTCCGCCATCGTCAACGAGAAACTCAACCTCCGCGACGCAttcaagatcttccgccACGGCACCTCATGGCTGATCCTCGCTATCCAGATCTGCCTCGGTGTGCCTCTGCAATCGGTCCAGCTCTTCCTcccctccatcatcaaacgCCTCGGCTACGACACCGTCAAGACGAACCTGTACACCGTCGCCCCCAATGTCTCCGGCGCCGCTatgctcctcatccttgcctTCTGCAGCGACTGGACCCGCTGGCGGTTCCCGTTCGTGGCGCTGGGGTTCTTGTTCACGTTCATCGGGTTCGTCATCTACGCCGCAATTGACGTCGAGGCGGATATCAATGTCGCGTATTTTGCTTCCTTCATGATGACCTG GGGCACCTCCGCGCCATCGGTCCTCCTGGACGTCTGgtacaacaacaacatcgcAAACGAGGGCCGCCGCGTCGTGCTAACCAGCATTGCGGTCCCCGTCGCGAACCTCATGGGCGTCGTCAGCTCGAACATCTTCCGGAGTCAGGACGCGCCGCGGTATATGCCTGCGCTGATCACCACGGCGTCGTTCGGGGGCACGGGGATTCTGTTGACCTTGTTGCTGGGTGggtggatgatggtggaTAATACGCGGAGGGATAGAGCGCAGGGGCGAAAGATCCGCGCGCAGGATGTCTCGACGGAGAGGTTACATGAGGGACCGGATAGTCCTGATTTTCGGTGGTCGTATTAG